The following are encoded in a window of Primulina eburnea isolate SZY01 chromosome 4, ASM2296580v1, whole genome shotgun sequence genomic DNA:
- the LOC140829351 gene encoding E3 ubiquitin-protein ligase SIS3-like: MAIRGVDFKWYDGFFLSMVATSIIIVAINWKRYHLCTHPLHIWIVVDYTAVFVFRLLMFVDNGLAGGMGLDLGWQQRYTRFCGRLVVLSILALLLYPFLWTWTVIGTLWFSSARDCLPEEGQKWGFLIWLLFSYCGLVCITGISLGMWLTRRQAHQLRAQQGIPVSEYGVLVDLVRVPDWALEAAGQEMRGMGQDSTPYQPGLYLTTAQREAVEALIQELPKFRMKAVPTDCSECLICLEEFHVGNEVRGLPCAHNFHVECIDEWLRLNVKCPRCRCSVFPNLDLSAISSIHTDPERSSSNVITTTRYARNQTPSQRYLLRLQGLLRPVSAENSSSGSDADGASAPSSRGIQAATHNVEIGEQVQVVVEESSLHQS, from the exons AATTATTGTGGCAATCAATTGGAAGCGGTACCATTTATGTACACATCCATTGCATATATGGATTGTA GTAGACTACACCGCAGTGTTTGTTTTCCGGCTCTTGATGTTTGTGGATAATGGACTGGCTGGTGGAATGGGGCT GGATCTTGGTTGGCAGCAGAGATACACACGATTTTGTGGAAGGCTTGTTGTGCTTTCCATTCTTGCTCTTCTCTTATACCCCTTCCTTTGGACTTGGACTGTTATTGGTACCCTATGGTTCTCTAGTGCTAGAGACTGT TTGCCTGAAGAAGGTCAGAAGTGGGGCTTCCTTATTTGGTTGCTTTTCAGCTATTGTGGACTTGTGTGCATTACTGGCATCTCTTTGGGAATG TGGTTAACAAGAAGACAGGCACATCAATTGCGTGCACAACAGGGGATTCCTGTTTCAGAATATGGA GTTTTGGTAGACTTGGTTAGAGTGCCAGATTGGGCTCTCGAAGCTGCTGGCCAAGAAATGAGAGGGATGGGTCAAGATTCCACTCCTTATCAACCTGGACTGTATTTGACCACTGCTCAG AGAGAAGCAGTGGAGGCGCTCATTCAAGAACTTCCAAAGTTCAGGATGAAAGCTGTGCCTACCGATTGCAGCGAGTGTCTTATATGTTTGGAAGAATTTCATGTGGGAAATGAG GTTCGTGGACTTCCTTGTGCTCACAACTTTCACGTGGAATGTATAGATGAGTGGCTCCGGCTAAACGTAAAATGCCCTAGATGCCGTTGCTCTGTCTTTCCTAATCTCGATCTAAGTGCAATATCTAGCATTCACACTGATCCAGAGAGGTCGTCTTCCAATGTTATTACAACTACTCGATATGCAAGAAACCAAACTCCTAGTCAGAGATATCTTCTAAGGTTACAGGGTTTGCTCCGTCCTGTCAGCGCTGAGAATTCTTCATCTGGCAGCGATGCAGATGGTGCCTCAGCACCATCAAGCAGAGGGATCCAAGCGGCCACTCACAATGTGGAAATAGGGGAACAGGTGCAAGTGGTTGTTGAAGAGTCGTCCCTGCACCAATCTTGA